AAGAGAAGTTTCGTGACCCAGGATCAACCTATCGACCAAGGCAAATAATAAGAGACATGAGAGATGAACATGGGGTAGGTGTAACATACAATAAAGCTTGGAGAGCAAAAACACTTGCAGCTGATGATGTTAGAGGGTCAAATGAGGAAAGTTATGCATTGTTGCCTTCATATTTGTATATGCTACAGTTGGCCAACCCAGGAACTATCACACGAGTATGTAAAGATGAAGAAAACAGGTATGAATAATATTAATGATTCGCATTCCTATATTAAAGGCTTTACTGATTACAATCCATATCTTACATCTCTAGGAATTggttgtttttttaattaaattttacagGTTTAAATACATGTTTATTGCTTTTGGGGCTTCATTAGATGGATGGAAGCAATGTAGACCAGTTATAGTGGTAGATGGAACATTTTTAAAGACGAAATGTGGAGGTACACTGTATGCAGCTTGTGTTAAAGATGGAAACAATCAAATTTTTCCTCTCGCCTTTGGAATTGGGGATTCAGAAAATGACAATTCATGGATATGGTTCTTTACAAGACTAAAAGAAGCAATAGGAGAACGAGAAAACTTATGCATAGTATCtgacaggcataaaagcataAAAAATGCAGTTGAACAAGTGTATCCTGGTGTATATCATGGAGTTTGTATTTATCATTTGAAGCAAAATCTAAGGACTAAGTTTAGGGGATTACATGTGCATGCCATATTTGAAACTGCTTCAAGAGCGTACTCAGGTCAAGAATATTATTCTGCCATGGCTGAATTACAGAAAATTAGCCCTGAAATGACTACTTATCTTTTGGAAGCAAAACCAGAAAAATGGGCTCGGCCATTCTTTCCAACGAAGAGGTATAACATTCTTACAAGTAACATTGCCGAATCTATAAATGCATCAATTGTGCATGCGAGAGAATTGCCTATAACGTCGTTAATAGAAGCTATAAGAGAGATGCTTCAAAGATGGTTTTCAACAAGAAAAGAAGCAGCAATTAACCAATTTGTTGAGGTGACAAAATGGGCAAAtgatgaaatggaaatcaaacttgatgTGGCATTTCGAATGAAGGTATGTTATTAAAGttacatttattttctttttgttagGATTTTAAATTCAACAGTTAATAATTGTATTGTTTCACAGGTAGATGCAATGAAATCTAGTGTCACATATGGTGATCGAGTGTTTGTTGTCGACTTGGAACAACATATGTGCACATGTAATGAATTTCAACTAGAGGGAATTCCATGTGCACATGCTATTGCAACAATTGAAAGCAAGTACTTGGACAAGTACAAATTTTGCTCAAATTGGTATAAAAATTCTGTTTTGAAAGAGACATATGCAGGATCAATTAATCCTCTTCCAGATAAAGATGATTGGAGTGTCCCAGATGAAATTATAGGAGATAGCATGAAAGCTCcaaaattcaaagtaaaacaaGGACGTCCCAAGAAAAAAAGATTTCCATCAACAGGAGAATTTCCCAAGCATGTTCGAACAGTCAAGTGTGGAAATTGCGGAATATTGGGGCATAATAGAAAGAATTGTAAAAGCCAACCAATTCTAAAATAAGGATAACATTGAGTTGTGAATTGCATACATATCATGATCATTGAGATTGATTATTGTCCTTGAGAACAGTGCATTATGCATGAAAGCATAAACTGTTGTTATCTGTTGCAGTCTAAAGACTATAAAGATGCAATGTTATACATATTTGTTGCGTTGTGGACTTGTGGATAAGAATGTTTATACATTTATTAAAGTacatttgttttttattatattattatctaTTTAATTTATGAAAAAATAAGAATTGATATTAGTGAGAGATGAATTTGATAGAAAAAGGTTATAAAAGATGATAGATTATCATCTTTAAATTATGACAAATTTATCAGTtaatcttatttatttaaggcttgcggtttaaatttctaggcaaggtgtttaaatttaaaacatagggGTTTAAaggttttaaatttaaaacatagttGGTTAAATAaagttggattataaatagagcttaatggataaaaatttgataccatttagccttgtggttcaaaatttgattcaatttagccatgtggttcaaaatttgaagccatttgcattgtggtttaaagttttatgaaagtggtttaaatttaaagcttagtggtttaaattcttAGGCAAGTAGTTTATATTTAAAGCTTAacagtttaaatttaaaactttgTTGTTTAAAGATACTTGGATTATAAAGCGTTTAGGCAACTGCCATTTTACCCGCCGCGGCGCACAGAACTTTCAGATATTAGAGCCGCGGCGCTCAGAATGAAACAAAAAATTTATggataaaaatacataaattttggtttaaaatttgatgtcatttagcctagGGGATCAACATTTTATTCCATTTGGTTTGTGGCTTAAATTCTTAAGCAAGTGGCTTCAATTTAAAGATTAACGGTTTAAGTTTAATAATTAGGGGTtttaagagacttggattataaatagaacttaatggattaaaatttataaattttggtttaaatttgatgccaattagccttgtggatcaaagtccgtgatgccatttggcattagggatcaaaatttgatgccatttataaTGTGGTTTAACATTTTAAACAAGTGGCTTAAATTGAAAATATTGTGCCTTTAAGCTTGGTGTTGCGCCGCGGCTCACAGACACTGCGAaacattagggccgcggcgccaagGGAAAAAGGCAGATTGGAACATGTTTTCTCTGTGCGCCGCGGCACCATTtaaatagggccgcggcgcacagagCATGTAACttctattaatataattttttttttcattgccaATCAGAACATGAGCACTAAATTTTGACAAATAATGAAACTTGGATTAAAATTTAAGCCTATTTACTTAAATTTAAAGGCTAAGGATTTAAACTTTGAATGAAATGGTTAATTAGATTATAAttattatgatttaagcctaaaggattaaaacttaaaccatgtggattaaattttaattGCTATTTAAGATTAATGGTTCGTAGTTTAAGTCATTTAAGCCTTGcggtttaaaattttaagcatgtggtttaaatttaaagcttaggggtttcaaTTTAAAGCTTACTGGTTTAAATTTAagacattgtggtttaaaataaacttgaattataattagagcttattggattttttttttttttataaattatggttcaaaatttaAAGCCATTTAGCCTTGTGCTTCAACATTTTTAGGCAAAGTGgtttaaacttaaagcttaggggtttaaatgaaAAACATTGGGGTTAAAAAGATACTTGGATTACAAAAGGAGCTTAATTGATAACAAATTAGAAATCTtggattaaatttgatgtcatttagccttgaatttgatgccatttagctgTGGGGTTCAACCCTTTTTGTCAAGTGGTTTAAACTTAAAGCTTATGGGTTTAAATGTAGAACATTGAGGTTTAAGAAAGACTTGGATTATGAAAAGAGCTTATTTGATAACAATTTAtagattgtggtttaaatttgatgtcatttagcgtTGGGGTTCATTATTTGATTCGATTTggattgtagtttaaatttttagaaaagatgttcaaatttaaagcttagggttttaaattaaaaacattgTTGTTTAAAGAgaattggattataaatagaacttaatggattaaaaattataaattttggtttaaatttgatgccaattagccttgtggatcaaaatccgtgatgccatttggaattgtggttcaaaattttatGCCATTTATATTGTGGTTTAACATTTTAatcaagtggtttaaatttaaagcttaggggtttaaatttaaagcttaggggtttaaatttaaaatattgtggtttaaagagacttggattataaatagagctgaagtgataaaaattcataaattttggTTCAAAAGTTTATGGCATTTATGTATGTGGttgaaaatttgatgtcatttagcctaggggttcaacattttattccatttggtttgtggcttaaattcttaagcaagtggcttcaatttaaagactaacggtttaagtttaataattaggggttttaagggacttggattataaatagaacttaatggattaaaatttaaaaattttggtttaaatttgatgccaattagccttgtggatcaaagtccgtgatgccatttggcattagggatcaaaatttaatgccatttatattgtggtttacaattttAAAAAGGTGGTTTAAATGTAAAAGTgtggggtttaaatttaaaacttagagGTTTAAGATGAAAAAATTGTGGCTTAAAGCCTAGGGAATATAAGCGCCGCGGCGCACAGTCACTGCGAAACATAAGAGCCGCGGCGCCCAGGGAAAAAAAGGCAGATTGGAACATGTTTTCTCTGCGCGCCGCGGCACCATTTAAATAGGGCCGCGGCTCACAGAGCATATAACTTCTattaatacaatttttttttttcattgccaATCAGAACATGAGCTCTAAATTTTGACAAATAATGAAACTTTGATTAAAATTTAAGCCTATTTACTTAAATTTAAAGGCTAAGGATTTAAACTTTGAGTGAAATTGTTAATTAGATTATAATaattatgatttaagcctaaaggattaaatttaaaacataggggtttaaattttaagcttagaggtttaaatttaaaacatagttTGTTAAATAgagttggattataaatagagcttaatggataaaaattttataccatttagccttgtggttcaaaatttaatTCCATTTAGCCATGTGGTTCAAATTTTGAAGACAtttgcattgtggtttaaagttttaggaaagtggtttacatttaaagcttagtggtttaaatttaaaacttaggggtttaaattcTTAGGtaaggggtttaaatttaaagcttaacggtttaaatttaaaacttagttgtTTAAAGACCTTTGGATTATAAAaatagcttaatggataaaacttTTAATTTTGAGATCAAAATTAGATACCATTTACCCTAGTTGTTCAatatttgatgccatttggtttgagGTTTACATTCTTAGGTAAGTGGTTTAAGTTTAAAGCAAAACGGTTGAaaattaaagcttagtggtttaaatagacttggattataaatagagcttaatggataaattttttaaaatcgtGATTAAAGAGGTTTAATTTTAAAGTTtagtgttttaaatttaaagcttagtggtttaaagagTCTTGTAATATAGAtatagcttaatggataaaaatttataaattatggttcaaaatttgattccatttagccatgtgttcaaaatttgatgccatatGGTCTGGGGTTTAAAGTTTTAAATAAGAGGTTTAATTTTAAAGTTTAGGGGTTTAAAGTTAAACCTTATTGGATTAAATTTAAatcattgtggtttaaagatACTTCAATTATAAATATATCTTAATGGATATAACTTTATAAATTATGAATCAAAATTTGAATCCATTTAgcattgtggttcaaaatttaaaacattgtggtttgAAGAGACTTGATTTATAAGTAGAGCTTAACAGATaacaatttatattttatttttcaaaacttGATGCCAATTAgcattgtggttcaaaatttgatgcaatTTAGTCTTGTGGTTCAAAGTTTGATGCCATTTAGATTATTGTTTAAAATTATAggaaagtggtttaaatttaaaggttAGAAGTTTACAATGTTTGTTGTTCAAGAAAAATAATTGCTATTTAAATTTTTAGACAAACGGTTTACATTTAAAGGATAGGGGTTTAAATATAAaacttagtagtttaaatttaaaacattgtggtttaaagagactttaATTATAACTCATATGTTAAAGATTAGTACCACTTGTGAAGTAATTCTCATTGCTAAACTCATATGGTAAGTTTATGATATCAAGTACAAAAACTCAGAGTTCCACAACTCTTGATTTCAAGGGTCAGTGAGCATTAAAAACATTCTTAAAACAAAAAGTATTGAGAATCATATTTTGTTATTGTGTTCATACATGACACAAGTTCTCTGCTGGAGTTTCATGACCGTGCTTCCTCTTGTACCCATGATCCCAAAATTCTAAGGCCATCTTCCTTCTCATATCAACAACATTGTTTGGACCAATTTTGAATGGAGACATCCCCATCATTAACAACTCAGCCATTTTTATCACGTAAATACTACAATCAAACCTGCAAATTGgtaaaaacaaaattcaacagaAAAAATTGAGGATAAAAGGAAAACTCAGCATACAAATTAATTGAATCTTAACAAACTCACGTGTTATCCTGAAAAGGAGATTCAACCCATGAGAACCTAAAATCCTCGCACATAGGAGCATAATGTTTACGTTTTTCATGGAAGCCCAAATAATCCAAAATGAATGGAAGAATTCTGCAATATTTCTTCACGTGTGTTTCAACATCTTCGTTATTGGGACTATTAAATGAGTCATATATATAGATAATCTTTTTATCTATATGTAAAACACCTAAGCTCCAATGATCTAAAAAAATCCCCcttccttgtggaataagaaatGGCATGAAAACAAAGTCAACTTCAAACCATGATTTTCCAAATTTCAATATCTTTCCCAGAATGAAATCAATAATAGCCTTCATTTTGGGACATGGATGCTTTATCCTTTTATGttgatcttttttttttacatCTGAAATCATCTTCCTTAAATGAGCTTCATCACAACTAATTAGGGTCATGTAGTGATCAAAAACACAACTTGTTGTAGTACATTTCCGAAATGAAGGATAACAAGTATGAGACAATGCCTTCTTTCGCAAATAGTAAAAAGATatatcaatatgctgcaaaaaaaaaatataaaaaaaatataaaatatataatccaattataacataacaaaattgaaaatgaaaacaaTATAAAGTATGaacaatataataataaatgcTAGATAGTATAAAATCTTACATCGTTATTGATGAGACCTTCTGCATCACACAAATCAAAGAACCACTTTTTGTTGTCAATTTCTATTCCTCCCAATGATAAAGGTGATTTTAATTTGGCATGAAATGCAGCATATGGAGATGATTTACttctacaaaatcaacaaacatttataaaaagatatatataaaataataaaaaaaaattgaaaagaaaacacAAAGACAATTCATTTACCTTTTCTTATTCATACCATGAGTGTACCACTCCAAGAAGAACGAAATTGCTTCTGGAACAGGTATAACTTCATATTCACTCTCAAATGGAAATCTGCCTAAGAAATGACAAGTATTCTTTGCTTCTGAAGAGTTCATGGAAGAACAAAGCAATTCACTTGGTTCCACAATAGTTGTCATGGATGGTGGGGAAGCCATGATTGCACTTGAATCATCATGATCACTTTTCATTTGCTTCACTTCTTTTACTTCTTTTTGTTCTTCTGTTCCTCTAAAGTACTTTGCAATATTTTCTTCCTTTTGATAGAATTTTTCATTGACAACCTACATATCAAAAAAATCAGCtactacaattaaaaaaaaaaaaattaatacatgaTTACGCAAGTATCATCAAATTCAAAGTTTATACTTGTGGGGCACTTTTTACAATTGACAAAGAAGGAGGAATGCATTTTGGATTGCTAGGAACAATCTCGCCAGTTGATCTCAACAGTGTAGAaggtttttttattttctctaaaattttagaaatatttgGTGGTTGCTTGCCATGTATGCTCCTCTTATTATAATTTTCTCTTTGTTCAATAGGGGCGTTGCTTGCAAAATTCATGCATTCCTACAAATAATAAAAGATGAAAGTTAAAAAcatgataattaaatgaaaattaacacaaaactttattgaaaaatatataatattttaaatttgtacCTTTGGTTGAGGAACACATTCAGGACTACTTAGAAGAATTTCACCACTTAACAAATCATTTATGCATGCTTGCAAATCCTCTTGAGCAGATAACTTTCTAGTTTTCTCTGAAACTTTGGAATCTTGCACATATTTCAAACGTTTTTTGCTTCTCTCTTTCACTTGTTCTCCTTCGTCATGTATGCATTTCTTTAAATCATTGTGTTTCACAAATTTTTTAATTAGTTGTTCATAATCTTCTATTTGTTTCTTTATGGCATCTGTATCTTTCGTTCTCTCATCAATTTGTGCCATGCATATATTAATCTGACCAATCCCACTTTTAATTTCAACAACATCTTTTTTTATTTCAATGATCTCCTCTTTGAGTTCCTAGGAAAAAAATCATAGGTGATAGAACaaattagaaatatatatatatatatactaaaatataAACCGCAAGtcctaaacaaaaaaaaaaaaaagaacatacattataaaattatgaaaaaataGTAGATAATATAAATATACCTTCAACATTGAAATAATTTCTTCATCAATTGAGCTACTTTTTGTCTTGTTACTCATCATTGAGGGGTGATTGTTTGCATCCATGTATATTCCTCTTTCAAGAATTACTGTGTCAGTAAACATACCATTAAGGTGTAATGACTCTTTTTCCGCACTAGATGGAGACAAACAAACATAATCAActtatatacataaaaataagaaaatcaaTGAACAAAACAAAATTGTTAACAGTACAACAATTGAAATTAATTGAAGAGCAatactaaaaatataaatatatatatatgaatacgtACTTTTGATTTTTGGAAAACTTTAGACCAAATTGATCGGAGATTGTTCACTTTAGTTGACTTCCAATTTAAGATTCTAGGGATTTTTGAACTTACACGAGCGCCAAACAAATATCCCAATGATGGAATAACCTCATAACCCCACACTTGGAAAGCCACAGGGAAGCCGCACAACTCATAATTGTTTTTTTGCAAATCCAAAATACTTGAAATACTCCCAATAGTTTCATTGAAAGAACGACGACCCCATGGATAATTCTCAAACTTTTCTTCATTATCAACCAATTTTAAAACAAAATCATCAACAAACCTGTCACCTCTTTTACTTTCTAAAATATTTTGCACAATATGTACTTTAGCTATCTTAACGGCATCTTCGTCATCTAATTTTGAAGACATGAGAAGGTTTTTCAAGTCATTTCTTGAGATTGATGATTTCCCAGAGAAATACTTTTCTATTAATCTATTGGGTTGAACACTATGATCAACATCAGTAGGAAGTTGGGAACAATTTAGACCAGTTATTAGAGCAAATTCTTCAATTCCAAATTTTGCTCTTTTCCCTCCAAAGTTCATTCGGATGTCTTGTCTACTAGAGCTACCCTCCTCTTGAAGAATTAGAGAATGAACAATCATGGAACAAAGTTTTAGGTTACTATTAATATCTAAGAGAAATCCCAAGCATGAATCCTTTAACTTTTCAAATTGAGCATCAGTTAGAGAATTCTCGATACAACGGAAATTGAGTTGATGATCTTGAAAAATAACTTTCATTTGATTCTTAGCA
This genomic interval from Humulus lupulus chromosome 8, drHumLupu1.1, whole genome shotgun sequence contains the following:
- the LOC133795310 gene encoding uncharacterized protein LOC133795310 — encoded protein: MYHTFSSSLFSLMFISLHFLLSQSLLPYLVLYSQPPPPNDDAVPSPFTSSSSSSSFVVGFDVILLGMDKIMLFVVFNGRWNANNKYIDHEVKILMVEKDIKYEELVNKIYKELRLNERLISTNLIFDANMDTSKGMKIESDENLQVYLNLNKTVEELKKCPLIVEVEQRNQTISLPREASIPSALASNVTSQSLTLTDPNTNTASTSKMKSASTQESNKFTEHGQEAQSPLHVLPNMEIEDIRLNYVFKNKTDLKHTLAKIAIKKHFQYRIQKSCSEAFWAKCIDENCGWYVRARSSKVSEYFRVIKYHKHHTCSLNHRNFENRQASAKVISSYFKEKFRDPGSTYRPRQIIRDMRDEHGVGVTYNKAWRAKTLAADDVRGSNEESYALLPSYLYMLQLANPGTITRVCKDEENRFKYMFIAFGASLDGWKQCRPVIVVDGTFLKTKCGGTLYAACVKDGNNQIFPLAFGIGDSENDNSWIWFFTRLKEAIGERENLCIVSDRHKSIKNAVEQVYPGVYHGVCIYHLKQNLRTKFRGLHVHAIFETASRAYSGQEYYSAMAELQKISPEMTTYLLEAKPEKWARPFFPTKRYNILTSNIAESINASIVHARELPITSLIEAIREMLQRWFSTRKEAAINQFVEVTKWANDEMEIKLDVAFRMKVDAMKSSVTYGDRVFVVDLEQHMCTCNEFQLEGIPCAHAIATIESKYLDKYKFCSNWYKNSVLKETYAGSINPLPDKDDWSVPDEIIGDSMKAPKFKSKDYKDAMLYIFVALWTCG